attttttattctttttaatttttttataggtaatagaTATTTCACTAATAAAACAGTACatcatgttcatgatgatgaacagaCTGTACTTGaaacaaataccaaaaaaaaaaaaaacaaaatcacaaagAAACAGAAATAGATTGCAAGAAATCAATTGCAGAAATACATGGCGTAAAACCCCAAATACGAGACCACCCAAACAATGTCCCAACTAGCAGAGACTCAAAAATGACCATCAGTGAGGACCATCAGTACCTTGATGTGAGGATCATCTTTTATCAGTGATAACTGATAAGTGATAACATGTTCCCGGGGTTTAAGAGAGTAAAGACTTATAGACCTCCTTGATTCTAAGCCAGGTCGTGTTGCTTAATGAAATTGTGCCAATAATCAACAATCCCATTTCATTCCCAGTGCTCAAAATTTTAGCGTACATGGAAACCCTCTATTAGGTATTGTAGGTTTACCAATTTTGTAATTGATGCTCTTATATTCTTTCAATGAAGTCCTTTCCCTAtcacaatataaaaaagaaaagtgatttCCACCATCCCTTAGGCTAAGTCAATGTTTAAATTGTACAACACACCAATTTTCCCATCTCATAATCTACATTTTATCTGTTTAAAAGTAGAAAGCTCTCCATTTGTTTTGAAATGAAAAGGGACCATTTCATAAAGAACATacagtttttcaagaatgtAAAGGCATACAAGAGGCAATGTCATCTAATTTTAAACAACATGGTACTATATACAGCTTGGAACAGGATCCCTAGAGTTCATATCAtggttaacatttttttttataggtgaaAGTGATATTATCGAAACGAGATTACTTCGCGAAAATAAACATGAAGTAgcctaaaaaattacaaatgggATATGAATTGACACTAAGAAGAAGTGAACAGAGTTACTATCAGTAAGACCCAATACAAAATACCACTAACATCATGGTCAACATTTTATTTTCTGTATATTGCGTCATTTAACAGCACTGGATACACTTTTGATTAGTAATATTTAACCTTTAGACTTCcacaaaataaaatcttcaaaactTCACCATGAAAAAGTAATGCTTTAAATAGATAGTAATttgaggaataaaaaaaaaaaaaaaaggtgaagcAGAAATCAGAGCAGAAGCAAAAACCCACCTGCAAATAGCTTTCATTTCATCCTTCCAACCACACTCTACAAGCCTTTCCCTCAAAAGCTCCATTAATCGCTCCTTTTCTCCGCTCTCAATCAACTGTTTCATAAAACTTCAATTCCtcaatacaaacaaaatttaaagCCCAGTAAATGAAAACCCATGAATATAGTAGTTCAATTTCCAAACTTTGATTACGATAATGCTAagttttaccccaaaaaaaaaaaaaaatcagacctTGATATTAATAGTTTCTTGAAGCGTTGgttctttttcttgattttcttgtaCGTCTGGCGTTGGAGGACGATTCACCGATGgcctcctttaaaaaaaaaagaagaagaaaaagaaaaaaaaatagtgtcaCTTGACCAAGAATTACAAGAAATTAGCAAGTCATGGTAGATAATTTAAtcaaatatatgtatgtaatCTATGTAAAGGAAATAGTTTtcccgagaaaaaaaaaatgaatacataTTTCAGGTCAAAGAGAATTCTCTGTCAAGATTGGAGAACTGACATGGTTTACAAGCTACCGCAAAAAGCGAGAAATCTGTGAGTGTCGATGGAGTGATCTGAAGagacagaagaagaaaaaaaaacagtgaagCTAATATATTCTAACTAAACGGCGGCGTTTATAATTTCATCTAAGATTAAGAACTCCTTTGTAAAAGATTAATTTATAGTTTTGACCCGTAAaaattgggagtgtttttattttaacccTTTGTGCtccaacatttttattttgacttttcatATTAgaggtctgtttggataccatttattttaccgaaaactgaaaatttattactgaaaacactatagcaaaataatttttaaa
This genomic stretch from Castanea sativa cultivar Marrone di Chiusa Pesio chromosome 1, ASM4071231v1 harbors:
- the LOC142629571 gene encoding transcription and mRNA export factor ENY2 isoform X1, yielding MRPSVNRPPTPDVQENQEKEPTLQETINIKLIESGEKERLMELLRERLVECGWKDEMKAICRAFIKKKGRNNVTVDDLVHVITPKGRASVPDSIKAELLQRIRKFLVSAAL
- the LOC142629571 gene encoding transcription and mRNA export factor ENY2 isoform X2; protein product: MRPSVNRPPTPDVQENQEKEPTLQETINIKLIESGEKERLMELLRERLVECGWKDEMKAICRAFIKKKGRNNVTVDDLVHVITPKGRASVPDSIKAELLQRIRKFLVSAAL